A DNA window from Paenibacillus andongensis contains the following coding sequences:
- a CDS encoding Na+/H+ antiporter: MNVFIIILILLVLIGVSNVVNRFVPFIPVPLIQIALGALLVIMPLGIHLHLEPELFFLLFIAPLLYNDGKHTPRDELWKLRAPILLLSVGLVFITVCVVGYVVHWLIPSIPLAAAFGLAAILSPTDAVAVSSLAGRIHLPKSLKRLLEGEALMNDASGLVAFKFAIAAAVTGVFSLPKASLSFLVISIGGLLIGALVAFLIIGIRQLLRRAGLEDETMHMLLQILTPFLLYLIAEELGVSGILAAVAGGLVHAIENERMAFTMPTLQNVSNATWSVILFVLNGLVFVLLGLQIPGVSRTILSDPNFDNVKVICYAILIFVLLLLLRFAWTFLFARGGRWFGNKNQEVPSLRMLTLTAISGVRGAVTLAGAFSIPLVLQNGAPFPQRDLIIFLAATVILFSLLTASIVLPLLAKKKSTAGDAERERMEREWQIEVMTAAVRTLQKTSTEKNEVAVDTVIGDYKLMMQQLGQKNGTWKRHPRFQQEEAGMRLLALNIERKYVNERLVNGQVSREQANYYLKMLEQVELILANKLDLGKVIVKNIWRRLKMLMTSISQPKLVTSYIEPDMTAIRTLKMQCSQAVVDEFSKRCALQSDDATEGVLDYYQQMLDRLRRFTFGSRRKDASFNDCRRELHWIAIQAERDAVQAFFERGDITRDMASLLRRIIRNREASLYELEEIG, encoded by the coding sequence TTGAACGTTTTTATTATTATTCTCATCCTATTGGTTCTGATTGGTGTATCGAATGTCGTAAACCGCTTCGTTCCGTTCATTCCCGTCCCCCTTATCCAGATTGCATTAGGCGCCTTACTGGTAATCATGCCTCTTGGCATTCACTTGCACCTGGAACCGGAATTGTTCTTCCTTTTGTTTATTGCCCCGTTGTTGTATAACGATGGAAAGCATACACCGCGAGATGAGCTTTGGAAATTGCGCGCTCCGATTCTTCTTTTGTCGGTGGGCCTAGTTTTCATAACGGTGTGCGTCGTAGGATATGTCGTTCACTGGTTGATTCCTTCGATCCCTCTTGCTGCCGCTTTCGGGTTAGCCGCTATCCTGTCTCCAACAGATGCCGTAGCAGTCAGCTCTTTAGCCGGGCGGATTCATTTGCCTAAAAGCTTGAAGCGGCTGTTAGAAGGGGAAGCTTTGATGAACGATGCATCGGGTCTCGTTGCCTTCAAGTTCGCCATAGCCGCGGCGGTCACCGGTGTTTTTTCTCTACCAAAGGCAAGTCTAAGCTTTCTCGTCATCTCCATAGGAGGCTTACTGATCGGGGCTCTAGTCGCTTTTCTTATTATTGGCATTCGTCAGCTGCTGCGTCGCGCAGGACTTGAGGATGAGACGATGCACATGCTGCTGCAAATTTTGACGCCTTTTCTGCTCTATTTGATTGCCGAGGAACTTGGCGTATCGGGTATTTTGGCAGCTGTCGCGGGGGGGCTGGTGCATGCAATCGAGAACGAACGTATGGCGTTTACGATGCCGACTCTCCAAAATGTATCTAATGCAACATGGTCTGTCATTTTGTTTGTTTTAAATGGGTTGGTCTTTGTCCTTCTGGGTTTGCAAATCCCGGGCGTATCCCGGACGATTCTAAGCGACCCGAATTTCGATAATGTCAAAGTCATCTGTTATGCCATTCTCATTTTTGTTCTGTTGTTACTGCTGCGTTTTGCGTGGACGTTTCTGTTCGCTAGAGGAGGGCGCTGGTTTGGGAATAAGAATCAAGAGGTGCCCAGCTTGCGTATGCTGACATTAACAGCTATTTCAGGTGTGCGTGGAGCGGTGACGTTGGCCGGTGCGTTCTCCATTCCGCTTGTCCTTCAAAATGGCGCTCCCTTTCCTCAGAGAGATCTCATTATTTTTCTTGCGGCGACTGTCATTTTATTCTCGCTGTTGACGGCGAGTATCGTTCTGCCGCTGCTTGCAAAGAAGAAAAGCACAGCTGGTGATGCTGAGAGGGAACGGATGGAGCGCGAGTGGCAAATCGAGGTCATGACTGCTGCTGTGCGGACACTCCAGAAAACGAGTACCGAGAAGAACGAGGTCGCTGTAGACACTGTGATTGGCGACTATAAACTCATGATGCAGCAGCTTGGACAAAAGAATGGCACATGGAAACGACACCCGCGTTTTCAGCAGGAAGAAGCAGGGATGCGCCTGCTGGCGCTGAATATAGAGCGCAAATATGTGAACGAGCGTTTGGTGAACGGGCAAGTTAGCCGCGAACAGGCAAATTATTATTTGAAGATGCTGGAGCAAGTAGAGCTCATTCTAGCCAATAAGCTGGATCTAGGCAAAGTCATCGTCAAGAACATCTGGCGACGCTTGAAAATGCTGATGACGTCCATCTCCCAGCCTAAACTGGTAACTAGTTACATCGAACCTGATATGACTGCGATTCGTACGCTGAAAATGCAATGCAGCCAAGCCGTCGTCGATGAATTCTCCAAACGCTGCGCCCTACAAAGCGATGATGCAACAGAAGGCGTACTGGACTATTATCAGCAAATGCTGGATAGGCTACGAAGGTTCACCTTCGGCTCGCGACGCAAGGATGCGTCGTTCAACGATTGCCGACGCGAGCTCCACTGGATCGCCATACAAGCGGAGCGCGATGCTGTACAAGCGTTTTTCGAGCGGGGAGACATCACGCGTGACATGGCATCCTTGCTGCGGCGAATCATACGCAACAGGGAAGCATCGCTGTATGAGCTTGAGGAGATTGGTTGA
- a CDS encoding carbohydrate ABC transporter permease, whose protein sequence is MGSTGLGTFQKVCAHVVLIVIGAFFLSPFLWMVSTSLKANNELFQWPPVWIPSVMAWSNYPAALDYIPFFKYLSNTLTIAGLSTFAVLFSCPLVAYSLARIPWKGAKPLFAITLIVMMLPYQVTMIPIFIAFKNFGWVGTNIPLWLPAFFGAPFFIFLLRQFFMGLPRELEDAARIDGASEPRIYWQIMLPLCRPALLTIALFQFMGSWTDYQGPLIYLSDESQYTLMLGMQAFKSQHGAEWQMMMATLVMITLPIIVLYFLVQRAFIRGITFSGIK, encoded by the coding sequence ATGGGAAGCACCGGACTTGGAACTTTTCAAAAAGTATGCGCACACGTCGTATTAATTGTGATTGGCGCCTTTTTTCTGTCGCCGTTTTTATGGATGGTCTCCACTTCGCTCAAAGCGAACAATGAATTGTTTCAGTGGCCACCAGTGTGGATTCCGAGCGTTATGGCGTGGAGCAATTATCCTGCCGCTCTAGACTATATTCCCTTTTTTAAATATTTGTCGAACACACTTACGATTGCAGGCCTATCGACTTTTGCGGTTTTATTTTCCTGCCCGCTGGTCGCTTATAGTTTGGCCAGAATTCCGTGGAAGGGGGCGAAGCCGCTTTTTGCCATTACGCTCATCGTTATGATGCTGCCTTATCAAGTAACGATGATTCCTATTTTTATCGCATTCAAAAATTTCGGCTGGGTAGGAACTAATATCCCGCTTTGGCTGCCGGCCTTTTTCGGCGCACCCTTTTTCATTTTCTTGCTCCGGCAGTTTTTTATGGGATTACCGAGGGAGCTGGAAGACGCTGCTCGGATTGACGGCGCTTCAGAGCCTCGGATTTATTGGCAAATTATGCTGCCGCTATGCCGTCCCGCATTATTGACAATTGCCCTATTCCAGTTCATGGGCAGTTGGACGGACTATCAGGGACCGCTCATTTATTTGTCGGATGAGAGCCAGTATACACTGATGCTCGGTATGCAGGCGTTTAAGTCTCAACACGGGGCGGAATGGCAGATGATGATGGCTACGCTGGTTATGATTACTTTGCCGATTATTGTGTTGTACTTCCTCGTGCAAAGAGCGTTTATCCGCGGAATTACTTTTTCAGGTATTAAATGA
- a CDS encoding response regulator transcription factor: MYSLLIVDDERWVRQGLCSTIDWQAEGVEVIGDAEDGEEALRIIQSRIPDIIITDIKMPRMDGLALIETLKNRKLSSKIIIISGYSDFSYAQKAMRYGAVDYVLKPIEETQMLDVVRKCVSQIKSEKEDHLEFIQMSERIRESLPLARQRYLETLLINESASNQYLRTLWDRLNIHLDPNRLKVSIVKVYDWGPHENNPKEHYVLRHAIGNIAKEIGKVGGKIITCPLDNHEDTDLAVLLSPINEDDRGSGSIMESLIEACRRYLGIGINIGSSQICEYTNIHASFRAAVYAGAYAFYDGYGKVYDTERLEQLKPLQVQPYIGPNGWGIRFVHAVKLGDEAALSELIDELIAHLQMSRVKYSPYQLRTGLTTLFSEMDKKLESSYSTEQHSVRKKLIIPYCALPEMKDELLAVVRQFQYGHNTLGNRKRFIDMAIKYMEQHFTEAIMMNQVAEHLFLNPSYFSKIFHENTGETFSKYLIRLRMDKAKDLLKDSTLKIYEVAERVGYQDFRHFVKLFKEQEGMTPAQYRDLGVK, translated from the coding sequence ATGTATTCTTTATTAATCGTTGATGATGAAAGATGGGTTCGTCAAGGGTTGTGTTCTACCATTGATTGGCAAGCTGAAGGAGTCGAAGTGATTGGAGATGCGGAGGACGGAGAAGAGGCGTTAAGAATCATCCAAAGCCGGATACCGGATATCATCATCACGGATATCAAAATGCCGCGGATGGACGGTCTTGCTTTGATTGAAACGCTCAAGAATCGCAAACTCTCTTCGAAAATTATTATTATTAGCGGATACAGTGATTTCAGTTACGCCCAGAAGGCTATGCGATACGGGGCAGTTGACTACGTGCTTAAACCAATCGAGGAAACGCAGATGCTGGACGTTGTACGCAAATGTGTTAGTCAAATAAAGAGCGAGAAAGAAGATCATCTTGAATTTATCCAGATGTCAGAACGTATTCGTGAAAGCTTACCTCTGGCCCGGCAGCGCTACCTTGAAACTCTTCTCATAAATGAAAGCGCTTCAAATCAATATCTGAGGACGCTATGGGATCGGCTGAATATTCATTTGGACCCCAATCGTTTGAAGGTGAGCATTGTGAAAGTGTATGATTGGGGGCCGCATGAAAATAATCCGAAGGAGCATTATGTACTTCGACATGCCATTGGCAATATCGCTAAAGAAATCGGTAAAGTGGGGGGGAAGATAATAACATGCCCCTTGGATAATCATGAAGATACGGATCTGGCCGTTCTGCTGTCTCCAATAAATGAAGATGACCGAGGGAGCGGAAGCATTATGGAATCTCTCATTGAAGCATGCCGGCGGTATTTGGGGATCGGGATCAATATTGGAAGCAGCCAAATATGCGAGTACACTAACATCCATGCATCTTTCCGAGCAGCTGTGTATGCTGGCGCTTATGCGTTCTATGATGGTTATGGAAAGGTATACGATACAGAGCGGTTAGAGCAGCTTAAACCTCTACAAGTTCAGCCATATATAGGGCCAAATGGTTGGGGTATTCGGTTCGTGCATGCTGTGAAACTGGGCGATGAAGCCGCGCTCAGCGAATTGATTGATGAGCTGATTGCACATTTACAAATGAGTCGGGTGAAATATTCGCCGTATCAATTGCGAACCGGCTTAACAACGTTGTTCAGTGAAATGGATAAGAAATTGGAGTCAAGCTATTCCACCGAGCAGCACTCCGTCAGAAAAAAACTTATTATTCCTTACTGTGCTTTGCCGGAGATGAAAGACGAGCTGCTCGCAGTTGTCCGCCAATTCCAATATGGCCACAATACCTTGGGAAATCGGAAAAGGTTCATCGATATGGCTATCAAGTATATGGAACAGCATTTTACGGAAGCGATCATGATGAACCAGGTAGCCGAACATTTATTTCTAAATCCATCCTATTTCAGCAAAATTTTTCATGAGAATACAGGCGAGACGTTCAGCAAATATCTAATTCGCCTAAGGATGGACAAGGCAAAGGACCTTCTCAAAGATTCGACGCTTAAAATATATGAGGTGGCCGAACGGGTAGGTTATCAGGATTTTCGACATTTTGTAAAGCTTTTCAAAGAGCAAGAGGGGATGACCCCTGCCCAGTATCGGGATTTAGGCGTCAAGTAA
- a CDS encoding cache domain-containing sensor histidine kinase: MNLHAHLKWRSIGYKLFILFFASMSVSIMLMGYLSYHKANDIISSKVSQVAWQTVQQADRRLELLMNEYDNRSLLIFANKEIQKGIVGEYRESYDQSYNNQQIAKFLSNLVNVKNDMLNIYILGERSASYRFTNNGFAEIPMVSSEEQTQDWYKQIRAANGQVVWYGIRSPLVKSNNDEDNKPVFVLGRSIKNFDNLDQSLGVLIMEFDPEPIQQFLSEVDFQAQGHTFIVDGNDTVVADSDGSRLMRPSGLKLPHEDSGFLTEVVDDKEVMVVYDQSKLTDWKLVGMAPIQNLVNDSREIGYYTVYLVIGFSVVAIALAFLVAKQMHKPVRMLLWSMRMAREGDFDVQITNGRSDEFGMLFHSFNTMVTRIKDLIDEVYIQKLLKKETQLKMMASQINAHFVYNTLDSIHWISRIYKVDEISTMIFGLSKYLRISLSEGNDFVTVKESSELLESYLSIQKVRYQDKFTVSMNIDPSILHYRVLKFVFQPLVENAIYHGLENKRGSGRLDIRWRMEGQILYFEVEDDGIGIEPDKMAELTEVMASEEVVGEHNFALRNINSQIKLTYGKDFGLFIESTTNVGTKVTLVIPLR; the protein is encoded by the coding sequence TTGAATCTTCATGCTCATTTAAAATGGCGTTCGATAGGCTATAAATTATTCATTTTATTTTTTGCAAGTATGTCCGTTTCCATCATGTTGATGGGGTATCTATCCTATCATAAAGCCAACGATATCATTAGTTCCAAAGTGTCACAAGTGGCTTGGCAAACTGTGCAGCAGGCCGACAGGCGGCTCGAATTGTTAATGAACGAGTATGATAACCGGTCTTTGCTCATTTTTGCTAACAAGGAAATCCAGAAAGGCATCGTCGGAGAATATCGGGAAAGCTATGATCAGAGTTACAACAATCAGCAAATCGCCAAGTTTTTGTCCAATTTGGTTAACGTAAAGAACGATATGCTGAACATTTATATTTTAGGTGAACGCAGCGCTTCCTACCGGTTTACGAACAACGGCTTTGCCGAGATTCCAATGGTGAGTAGTGAAGAACAAACACAAGATTGGTACAAGCAAATCAGAGCTGCGAACGGTCAGGTGGTATGGTATGGCATTCGTTCGCCTCTTGTTAAGTCCAATAACGACGAAGACAATAAACCTGTGTTTGTGCTCGGCAGATCCATCAAAAACTTCGATAATCTCGACCAATCTCTGGGTGTGCTGATCATGGAGTTTGATCCTGAGCCCATCCAGCAATTTTTGTCCGAGGTTGATTTTCAGGCGCAAGGCCATACGTTTATCGTCGACGGTAATGACACGGTTGTAGCTGATTCGGATGGTTCCCGGCTTATGCGGCCTTCCGGGCTGAAGCTTCCGCATGAAGACAGTGGGTTTTTAACCGAGGTGGTCGATGACAAGGAAGTGATGGTGGTCTATGATCAATCGAAGCTAACCGATTGGAAGCTTGTCGGCATGGCGCCGATCCAAAATCTCGTCAACGATTCGAGAGAAATCGGTTACTACACGGTGTATCTGGTCATTGGATTCAGCGTTGTGGCCATCGCGCTTGCTTTCTTAGTCGCCAAGCAAATGCATAAGCCTGTCAGGATGCTGCTCTGGTCCATGCGCATGGCGAGAGAAGGCGACTTCGACGTTCAAATTACGAATGGTCGAAGCGACGAATTCGGCATGTTATTTCATAGTTTTAATACGATGGTTACGAGAATCAAGGATTTAATCGATGAAGTATATATTCAAAAACTATTAAAAAAAGAAACGCAATTGAAGATGATGGCCTCTCAAATTAACGCTCATTTTGTATACAATACGCTGGATTCCATTCATTGGATTTCCCGTATTTATAAAGTCGATGAGATCAGCACGATGATCTTCGGTTTGTCCAAATATCTGAGGATCAGTTTAAGCGAGGGGAACGATTTTGTCACCGTCAAGGAAAGTTCCGAATTGCTAGAAAGTTATTTGTCGATACAAAAGGTGAGGTATCAGGACAAATTTACGGTGAGCATGAATATAGATCCGTCGATACTGCACTACCGGGTCCTGAAATTCGTCTTTCAACCGCTAGTGGAGAACGCGATTTATCACGGCTTAGAAAATAAGCGGGGAAGCGGTCGCTTAGACATCAGATGGAGAATGGAAGGCCAAATTCTTTATTTCGAAGTTGAGGACGACGGTATCGGGATCGAACCTGATAAAATGGCGGAGCTAACAGAAGTGATGGCAAGTGAAGAGGTAGTCGGAGAACATAATTTTGCCCTGAGAAATATTAATTCGCAAATCAAATTAACTTATGGCAAGGACTTCGGGCTCTTCATTGAGAGTACAACGAATGTAGGCACGAAAGTCACCTTAGTCATCCCATTACGATAA
- a CDS encoding NADPH-dependent FMN reductase, whose protein sequence is MLKRIGIIVGSLRENSFNQMIANTIPELVDSAEYEYISIANLPLYNADLDHGEGPDPVMQYREAIQKTDGIIIVSPEYNSGIPGVLKNALDWASTPTKTAVLIHKPAGVIGGTPGAKGTILSQQQIRQTLDATQSYVLPAQKMYISQVLDKIDSDTRKLTDETTRKYLQRYVQSFMQWIDQVQRLNEQ, encoded by the coding sequence ATGTTGAAAAGAATAGGGATTATTGTTGGTAGTTTAAGGGAAAATTCGTTTAATCAAATGATTGCAAATACGATTCCTGAACTCGTAGATTCAGCAGAATATGAATACATCTCGATTGCGAATCTTCCCTTATATAACGCGGATTTGGATCATGGAGAAGGGCCAGACCCAGTTATGCAGTATCGTGAAGCGATTCAAAAGACAGATGGCATCATCATCGTTAGCCCGGAGTATAACTCAGGAATTCCGGGTGTGCTGAAAAATGCACTGGACTGGGCATCGACACCAACCAAAACAGCCGTCCTAATTCATAAACCTGCAGGTGTGATAGGTGGAACGCCTGGTGCAAAAGGAACGATTCTGTCGCAGCAGCAAATTAGGCAAACGTTGGATGCCACCCAGTCCTATGTGTTGCCGGCTCAAAAAATGTATATATCTCAAGTTTTGGATAAAATTGATTCAGATACTCGCAAGCTCACAGATGAAACGACCCGCAAGTATCTGCAGCGTTATGTACAATCGTTTATGCAATGGATAGACCAGGTACAAAGGTTGAATGAGCAGTAA
- a CDS encoding ABC transporter substrate-binding protein — MNNEKGRIGWQNKKLVALPLAATMTMALAIAGCSSTNTTSSSPNNKGTEVKSTESSSPKASASSSGPVTIDFWFPWGGDYQKDFKANVVDVFEKQHPDIKVKMTFVETTGQTQASDKLLTAIAGGNPPDVALFDRFLIGSWAAKGSLTDLSEFVKSSGISPNDYYKGLWSETVYKDKVYALPWGTDNRGMFYNKTLMKEAGLDPNKPPQTIQELDQMADKIFKKGSNNKYSQIGFIPWMNQGFLYTQAWNWGGKWEDSNHNLTPNDPQNVKALAWMANYAKKYDIGNLTSFSDAMGQTGMNPFWTGKVGFEFDGNWILNDLAKYKLNFDWGVAPMPAAEGNKSVTWAGGWSYVIPKGSKHPKEAWEFVKFVAHKEGTLLWAKRPKAGNDITAMPSVNEELKLSDNANLKVFLDLMPTAFTRPVTPVGAFLWNEAMRVQDLAIHGKGDAQALLDEVKKNVDGELAKMGN, encoded by the coding sequence ATGAACAATGAAAAGGGACGAATTGGTTGGCAAAACAAAAAGTTAGTTGCACTGCCTTTGGCTGCAACGATGACGATGGCTTTGGCAATAGCTGGTTGCAGTTCGACGAACACCACATCCAGCAGTCCAAACAATAAAGGGACAGAAGTCAAAAGTACGGAAAGCAGCAGCCCTAAAGCTTCTGCAAGCTCGAGCGGACCCGTTACGATCGATTTTTGGTTTCCGTGGGGCGGAGACTATCAAAAGGATTTTAAAGCTAATGTTGTCGATGTATTCGAAAAGCAGCATCCTGATATTAAAGTGAAAATGACATTCGTCGAGACGACAGGTCAAACACAGGCCTCCGATAAATTACTTACAGCCATCGCAGGCGGCAATCCGCCCGACGTCGCTCTGTTCGACCGATTCTTGATCGGTTCCTGGGCGGCGAAAGGCTCTCTGACGGACTTATCGGAATTTGTGAAGAGCAGCGGCATTTCTCCGAATGATTATTATAAAGGGCTTTGGTCCGAAACCGTCTATAAAGATAAGGTATATGCCTTGCCTTGGGGCACTGACAATCGAGGTATGTTTTACAACAAGACGTTAATGAAAGAAGCCGGACTTGATCCGAATAAACCGCCGCAAACGATTCAAGAATTGGATCAAATGGCCGATAAAATTTTCAAAAAAGGCAGCAACAACAAATACTCACAAATTGGCTTCATTCCATGGATGAATCAAGGGTTCCTCTATACCCAAGCATGGAACTGGGGAGGTAAATGGGAGGATAGCAATCATAATTTGACACCGAACGATCCGCAAAATGTGAAGGCGCTTGCGTGGATGGCCAACTACGCCAAAAAGTATGATATCGGCAACCTAACCAGCTTCTCGGACGCGATGGGACAAACGGGCATGAACCCGTTCTGGACGGGAAAGGTTGGATTTGAGTTCGATGGAAACTGGATTTTGAACGATTTGGCAAAATACAAGCTAAACTTCGATTGGGGCGTAGCTCCGATGCCGGCGGCTGAAGGCAATAAATCAGTGACATGGGCGGGCGGTTGGTCGTATGTCATTCCGAAAGGCTCCAAGCATCCGAAAGAAGCGTGGGAATTCGTAAAATTTGTAGCGCATAAGGAAGGCACATTGCTCTGGGCAAAACGGCCGAAAGCCGGTAATGATATTACGGCTATGCCGAGCGTTAACGAGGAGTTGAAACTGTCCGATAATGCGAACCTGAAAGTATTTCTGGACTTAATGCCTACAGCCTTCACAAGACCCGTTACACCAGTTGGCGCTTTCTTATGGAACGAAGCGATGCGGGTTCAGGATTTAGCGATTCATGGAAAAGGGGACGCACAAGCGCTCCTTGATGAAGTGAAAAAGAATGTAGATGGGGAATTGGCTAAGATGGGCAATTAA
- a CDS encoding carbohydrate ABC transporter permease — protein MDTKSSEKKIMASTDLVKKRKTRFEKKIAMFGFIFALPWIVGLLLFHAFPLVMSAYYSLTTYSILEPGEFVGFHNYAILFQDRVFWISMYNTLYYTVIFVPLSMAVGVGLALLLNLKIRGQGIYRTLFFIPSLVPPVATTIIWLWLLNPQFGLVNYWLDRLGIEGPPWIGSEAWSKPSLILMSLWGTGQAVVIYLAGLQDIPQDYYDAANVDGASAWQRTKTITLPLLTPVIFFNLIMGTISALQNFVLPYTLTNGQGTPANSMMFYVMYLYTNGFGYLKMGYASAMAWILFLIVVILTALIFVSQKRWVHYQGKE, from the coding sequence ATGGATACAAAATCTTCCGAAAAGAAAATAATGGCTTCAACAGATTTGGTTAAAAAAAGGAAAACGCGATTCGAAAAAAAGATTGCCATGTTCGGCTTTATCTTCGCACTGCCCTGGATTGTCGGCCTGCTTCTCTTTCACGCTTTCCCGTTAGTCATGTCAGCTTACTACAGCCTAACCACCTACAGCATCCTTGAGCCGGGAGAGTTCGTAGGATTCCATAATTACGCAATTCTTTTTCAGGATAGGGTCTTTTGGATTAGTATGTATAATACCTTGTACTATACGGTCATTTTCGTTCCGCTCAGCATGGCGGTAGGCGTAGGACTAGCCCTCCTCCTGAATTTGAAAATACGTGGTCAAGGGATATATAGAACGCTATTTTTTATCCCTAGTTTGGTTCCGCCCGTTGCGACGACGATTATTTGGCTTTGGCTGCTAAATCCGCAGTTCGGGCTTGTGAACTATTGGTTGGATAGACTCGGCATCGAAGGCCCGCCATGGATTGGTAGCGAGGCCTGGTCTAAGCCATCTTTGATTCTGATGAGTTTATGGGGAACAGGGCAGGCGGTTGTTATTTACCTGGCGGGTCTGCAGGACATCCCACAAGATTACTACGATGCCGCCAACGTCGACGGAGCCAGTGCATGGCAGCGGACGAAGACGATTACGCTGCCACTGTTAACGCCCGTCATTTTTTTCAATTTAATTATGGGTACGATCAGCGCTCTGCAAAATTTTGTCCTGCCTTATACGCTCACGAACGGTCAGGGCACACCGGCCAATTCTATGATGTTTTACGTGATGTATTTATATACGAACGGTTTCGGATATTTAAAGATGGGATATGCTTCTGCCATGGCCTGGATTCTTTTCTTAATCGTGGTCATTTTAACAGCGCTAATCTTTGTCTCTCAGAAGCGCTGGGTCCATTATCAAGGAAAAGAATAG
- a CDS encoding Gfo/Idh/MocA family protein — MSKIRIGMIGTGGISQLHGRQLLELEEVEIAALCDTSAANREKFAAKFGLAKVQHFTEYREMLNQAELDAVVICSPHTLHFQQATDVLNNGLHVLIEKPMTCSSEEAEQLIATAEKAGKVMQVSYQRHFQPEFLFIRNAIANGEIGRLTSITASLYQEWKQGTTGLWRQVPELSGGGMLMDSGSHIIDVLLWTTGLTPVEVKPSLHLQGAPVEIDSFTSIRFAEGAVAGLNIVGYAPCWHETYVFCGEDGGIFYDNGNITIRRLGQKPVVPELPKEKTNQDKSFIDAILGRHEVKVPGSFALKVVKFTEMIYQASGYKPY; from the coding sequence ATGAGCAAAATTCGTATTGGTATGATTGGAACCGGCGGCATTTCTCAATTGCATGGACGTCAACTGTTGGAATTAGAGGAGGTGGAAATTGCCGCGCTTTGTGATACGAGTGCCGCGAACCGGGAGAAGTTTGCTGCCAAGTTTGGCCTTGCCAAGGTGCAGCATTTTACTGAATATCGAGAGATGCTGAATCAGGCGGAATTGGATGCCGTGGTCATTTGCTCACCTCATACGCTGCACTTTCAACAAGCAACCGATGTGCTGAATAATGGGCTGCATGTGTTGATTGAGAAACCGATGACCTGCTCATCGGAGGAAGCAGAGCAATTGATCGCAACTGCGGAGAAGGCGGGTAAAGTGATGCAGGTCTCATACCAACGCCATTTTCAGCCGGAATTTCTATTCATTCGCAACGCGATCGCAAACGGTGAAATCGGCAGGCTGACGTCGATTACGGCTTCTTTGTATCAGGAATGGAAACAAGGAACAACTGGATTGTGGAGACAAGTTCCGGAGCTTTCGGGTGGCGGCATGTTGATGGATTCCGGCAGCCATATCATCGATGTGCTGCTCTGGACTACGGGCCTCACGCCGGTTGAAGTTAAACCAAGCCTGCATCTGCAGGGGGCGCCGGTGGAGATCGACTCCTTTACATCGATCCGGTTCGCTGAAGGCGCTGTCGCCGGATTGAATATTGTCGGTTATGCCCCTTGCTGGCATGAAACCTATGTATTTTGCGGCGAAGATGGGGGCATTTTTTACGACAATGGCAATATTACAATCCGCCGCCTCGGACAGAAACCTGTCGTGCCAGAGCTGCCGAAGGAAAAGACGAATCAGGATAAGAGCTTTATTGACGCCATCCTAGGGCGCCATGAAGTGAAGGTGCCGGGTTCCTTTGCCTTGAAAGTTGTAAAGTTTACAGAGATGATCTATCAAGCGTCCGGATATAAGCCTTACTAA